One Natronolimnobius sp. AArcel1 genomic region harbors:
- a CDS encoding universal stress protein, producing the protein MTLTFDGTVLVPVADPDDSERTATALAPHLEAGSTAIIVNVIEKAGGAPDKAPMDQREKYANEMFERAHGALEDSPATVETDILYGTDVVERTFAEAQDCNADAVVFTAREGNRIAELLTGDVARRMVKEASVPVVALAQA; encoded by the coding sequence ATGACGCTAACGTTCGATGGCACGGTGCTCGTTCCCGTCGCTGACCCCGACGACAGTGAGCGAACGGCCACTGCACTCGCACCGCATCTCGAGGCCGGGAGCACGGCCATCATCGTCAACGTGATCGAGAAAGCAGGGGGTGCGCCTGATAAGGCACCGATGGACCAGCGCGAGAAGTACGCCAACGAAATGTTCGAACGCGCGCATGGGGCGCTCGAAGACTCTCCGGCGACGGTTGAGACGGACATTCTCTACGGAACCGATGTCGTCGAGCGCACGTTCGCGGAAGCCCAGGATTGCAACGCCGATGCCGTCGTCTTCACTGCTCGAGAGGGTAATCGCATCGCTGAACTGCTGACTGGTGACGTCGCTCGACGCATGGTCAAAGAAGCATCCGTGCCGGTTGTCGCACTGGCCCAGGCGTAG
- a CDS encoding D-2-hydroxyacid dehydrogenase, whose product MSEGNTDEFDVLVLRKGTHGIPIEQYAATLRERLPDRTVRLARTPAQERALIEDAEFVTGMLLEDGVLEAAANLKLFACAYAGTGHLPMDQLEERDVAVTNASGVHGPNIGEHVLGAMLHFTRRFHVGQRQQARREWRHYQAHELQGSTVTIVGLGAIGQAITERLEPFGVDTIGVRYTPEKGGPTDEVIGFDGDAFHEALARTDYLVLACPLTETTRGLVGREELLTIDPEAVLVNIARGPVVDTDALLEALRGNQIRGASLDVTDPEPLPEDHPLWNFGNVQITPHNAGHTPKYYDRLADIVAENVERFDAGDGAELRNQVL is encoded by the coding sequence ATGAGCGAGGGCAACACCGACGAGTTCGATGTTCTGGTGCTTCGAAAGGGGACACACGGCATTCCAATCGAACAGTACGCGGCCACACTGCGTGAGCGGCTACCGGACCGAACCGTTAGACTGGCGCGCACGCCAGCCCAAGAGCGTGCATTGATCGAAGACGCTGAGTTCGTCACCGGCATGCTCCTCGAGGATGGCGTCCTCGAGGCCGCCGCGAATCTTAAGCTCTTTGCCTGTGCGTACGCGGGCACGGGACACCTCCCGATGGATCAACTCGAGGAGCGCGACGTTGCGGTGACAAACGCCTCAGGGGTTCATGGCCCCAATATCGGCGAGCACGTACTGGGTGCAATGCTTCACTTTACGCGCCGGTTCCACGTCGGCCAACGCCAGCAAGCGCGCCGGGAGTGGCGCCACTATCAGGCCCATGAACTGCAGGGATCGACAGTGACAATCGTCGGCTTGGGCGCAATTGGGCAAGCAATTACGGAGCGTCTCGAGCCGTTTGGCGTAGACACGATTGGCGTCCGGTACACGCCTGAGAAAGGTGGGCCAACGGACGAGGTGATCGGCTTCGACGGCGATGCGTTCCACGAGGCGCTCGCCCGGACGGACTACCTCGTGCTCGCGTGTCCGCTGACGGAGACGACGCGCGGACTGGTGGGCCGCGAGGAGTTGTTGACCATCGACCCCGAGGCCGTCTTGGTTAACATCGCGCGCGGGCCAGTCGTCGATACCGATGCACTGCTCGAGGCACTTCGCGGGAATCAGATTCGTGGGGCGTCACTCGACGTGACCGATCCCGAGCCACTACCCGAGGATCACCCGTTGTGGAACTTCGGGAACGTCCAGATTACGCCACACAACGCGGGCCACACGCCGAAGTACTACGACCGTCTGGCCGACATCGTCGCCGAAAACGTCGAGCGGTTCGATGCGGGAGACGGCGCTGAGCTCCGCAATCAGGTGCTGTAA
- a CDS encoding TrmB family transcriptional regulator, with product MPTAEQAVQLLIELGLTEYEARCFVALSRVSTATASTVSTLSDVPRSRVYDAVERLHRRGLVDIQQSDPREYRAISTDAALETLRNKYTDTLEATDEALSNIQQSSDLDERGAWAIADHDHVSDRVESFLDEATEEVYVLAADETTFDHSFVDSLASASDRGVNVFVEVSSVAAEETIREAVPTSHVRNTEFAADPAELKEKRLGRMVMADRQAVLVSGVTNSTQSDHIEETALWASGPDHGLVVGLRHLLANRLGSQPAFGESK from the coding sequence ATGCCCACAGCGGAGCAGGCGGTGCAGCTCCTGATCGAGTTGGGATTAACCGAGTATGAGGCGCGGTGTTTCGTCGCGCTCTCACGGGTATCAACAGCAACCGCATCCACGGTTTCGACGCTGTCTGATGTCCCACGCTCGCGGGTGTACGACGCCGTCGAACGACTCCATCGGCGCGGACTGGTCGACATCCAGCAATCAGATCCACGTGAGTATCGCGCTATTTCAACGGACGCCGCTCTCGAGACACTCCGAAACAAGTACACAGACACGCTCGAGGCGACCGACGAGGCGCTTTCGAACATCCAGCAATCGAGTGACCTCGACGAGCGAGGCGCGTGGGCAATCGCCGATCACGACCACGTCAGCGACAGAGTCGAATCATTTCTCGATGAGGCGACCGAGGAAGTCTACGTGCTCGCTGCGGACGAGACGACGTTCGACCACTCATTTGTCGATTCACTCGCCTCAGCCAGCGACCGCGGCGTCAACGTTTTCGTCGAAGTTTCATCGGTAGCAGCCGAAGAGACAATCCGCGAGGCGGTGCCGACGTCCCACGTGAGGAATACTGAGTTCGCAGCAGATCCAGCGGAACTCAAAGAAAAGCGACTCGGCCGCATGGTCATGGCTGACCGACAGGCAGTGCTTGTCAGTGGCGTTACGAACTCGACACAATCTGATCACATCGAAGAGACTGCGCTGTGGGCGAGCGGGCCGGATCACGGCCTTGTCGTTGGACTCCGCCATCTCCTCGCCAACAGACTCGGTTCACAACCTGCCTTCGGCGAATCGAAATAG
- a CDS encoding ArsR family transcriptional regulator, with protein MLPVVSDPESLTPVSTTSDDARGESTDESTSNTHGVDAANDPRRRAILEYLSTRAETEPVPIADLADHLLSTDHAGDRGALAACGDALVGTNRRIRISLRHHHVPKLVEAGLLEFDLEQNTVTLDETESDRGV; from the coding sequence ATGCTCCCCGTAGTGAGCGATCCCGAATCGCTGACGCCCGTCTCTACGACATCTGACGACGCTCGAGGCGAATCGACAGACGAGTCGACATCGAATACGCACGGAGTCGACGCCGCCAATGATCCACGCCGGCGCGCTATCCTCGAGTATCTCTCGACGCGAGCCGAGACGGAGCCAGTCCCAATCGCCGACCTTGCAGACCACCTCCTGTCGACGGACCACGCAGGCGATCGTGGGGCACTTGCGGCCTGTGGTGACGCCCTTGTGGGCACCAACCGCCGCATCCGCATCTCGCTTCGCCATCACCACGTCCCGAAACTGGTCGAAGCCGGGCTCCTCGAGTTCGACCTCGAGCAGAATACCGTCACACTCGACGAGACAGAAAGCGACCGCGGCGTATAG
- a CDS encoding NAD(P)/FAD-dependent oxidoreductase, translating to MERVDVAIVGGGPAGATAAERAASHGAETVLFEQGVPREDRDGLGPDSTDAAGMLDYWIDIMDFDYREIPDEVIHRELKGTDFVGPNSAVTMRTTGMDATYPKFGYTFHRTRMDDWLHERATDAGADLRVGTGVSDLETDLRADSPQGPTHTLTLSNGDQLEAQYVILADGPQRRITLDALDQFTAPGRSVSDHLSPPEANHIAYQEYREFPPELFDEFKDVLKFWWGYMPGETAYPWIFPNDGTVARVGLTMPIGMDLEDVENPAAYALLEPEDDRIPSGSEYIRRLLELEYGDEYNIEADIPIVEDRGKSKGTETYPISSTRPIDSPVGANIAVAGGAMGTTSAFHEGGYHVAVRTGKIAGRLAATDSLEHYNDVWKRAIGDEILRNVSFAAIVKEYQPDDWDWAFDVVSNMQGDSDDNALISKKYSAGIDAMKILARYKKRKHQFRNGKYVQLTEEQYLY from the coding sequence ATGGAACGCGTTGATGTCGCAATCGTCGGCGGTGGGCCCGCGGGTGCAACCGCAGCCGAACGGGCCGCATCCCACGGCGCAGAGACCGTGCTTTTCGAGCAGGGCGTGCCGCGGGAGGACCGAGACGGACTCGGCCCCGACTCGACCGATGCCGCTGGCATGCTCGACTACTGGATCGACATCATGGACTTCGACTACCGGGAAATCCCCGACGAAGTGATCCACCGGGAACTCAAAGGAACTGACTTTGTCGGCCCGAACAGCGCCGTCACGATGAGGACAACGGGAATGGACGCCACCTATCCGAAGTTCGGCTACACATTCCACCGAACCCGGATGGACGACTGGCTTCACGAGCGCGCGACCGACGCGGGCGCGGACCTGCGCGTCGGCACCGGCGTCTCCGACCTTGAGACTGATCTCCGAGCCGACAGCCCGCAGGGACCTACCCACACGCTGACGCTGTCGAACGGCGACCAACTCGAAGCCCAATACGTTATCCTCGCCGACGGTCCACAGCGTCGAATCACCCTCGACGCACTCGACCAGTTCACCGCCCCCGGCCGCAGCGTCTCCGATCACCTCTCGCCACCCGAGGCAAACCACATCGCCTACCAAGAGTACCGCGAGTTCCCACCCGAACTGTTCGACGAGTTCAAAGACGTTCTCAAGTTCTGGTGGGGCTACATGCCCGGCGAAACCGCCTACCCATGGATCTTCCCAAACGACGGCACAGTCGCCCGCGTCGGCCTCACCATGCCAATCGGCATGGACCTCGAGGACGTCGAAAATCCTGCGGCCTACGCCCTCCTCGAGCCTGAGGACGACCGTATCCCCTCCGGCTCTGAGTACATCCGCCGTCTACTCGAACTTGAGTACGGCGACGAATACAATATCGAAGCGGACATCCCAATCGTCGAAGACCGCGGCAAATCCAAGGGAACCGAAACCTATCCAATCTCTTCAACCCGACCAATCGACTCCCCCGTCGGCGCAAACATCGCTGTCGCCGGCGGCGCAATGGGTACCACTTCTGCCTTCCACGAAGGCGGCTACCACGTCGCCGTCCGCACCGGCAAGATCGCCGGCCGACTCGCCGCAACCGACTCACTCGAACACTACAACGATGTCTGGAAACGTGCCATCGGTGACGAAATCCTGCGTAACGTCTCCTTTGCTGCGATTGTTAAAGAGTATCAGCCCGACGACTGGGATTGGGCGTTCGATGTCGTTTCCAACATGCAAGGCGACAGCGACGATAACGCGCTCATCTCGAAAAAATACTCTGCCGGTATTGACGCCATGAAAATCCTCGCAAGGTACAAGAAACGCAAGCACCAGTTCCGAAACGGTAAGTACGTTCAACTCACCGAAGAGCAGTACCTCTACTGA